The following nucleotide sequence is from Peribacillus sp. ACCC06369.
TCCGTTTTCTTCAGCATCTCGATGACTATGGATTCCATGGTCGGCTTTTCCTCATAAAAGTCATAAGTAGCTGGGAAAAGGTACCCTTCAAGCGGATATAATACCTTTTCATTTTCAATCTCCGACGTCAAGAGCTCCGGAAATCTCTCTTGCATGGACTTGACGAATTTCTTATCATTCAATACCTTAAAGACCTTTTTCGGATCTTCACCGGTCTTCACTGCGATGATATCGGCAATTTGGATAAGCTGCTTTCCTTCAGGAATGGTTATCTTCAATGCAGCTTCTTTCATGAGTTTCCCGGTTTTGATGCTAGTGACAATATCTTCAATTGGCATCGAAGGCGATAATTTATACTCACCTGCCTGAAAACCGGATTCATTGCGGAACTTAATGTAATATTTGAATACACGTGCGTCCTTGATTATTCCCTGTTCTTCTAGCAGTGTTGAAATTCCATTCACGGAAGAACCGATTGGGATTTTCACTTTCTTGATGGTATCATCATCAGGATCGACTGGTTTCATGGCTGAGTTGATATACAAAAAGCCCACAAGACCTACTATCCCAATTAGTACAATAAGCGAAGCTATCGTAATCATGATGATTTTACGAACCAGCCTGGCTTCTCCTTGCTGTTCTAACAATTTCATACGGATTTGTTCCTTTTTAGATAAATTTTTATCTTTTTCATCCATTTTCATTCCCCCTGCAAACTCACACCAACTACAGAATGGTTTCTCGATGATGCTTTCTCTAATTAAACTTTGCTTCGAACATTATACTAAAATCAACAAATAATTACATGGTTTTTGCAAAACTACATTCATTACTACTCTATTTATGGCAAAAAAGCACTAGTTTTGTCAATATTCAGGTATTATTTAATAGAAAAAGCCCTTAAATTTGTTTCCCTGCATGTGTTAGGCATTTCAGTCAATGACAGGAATATCATGTAACGATGCCATTATTAATTTTTAGATGAAGGAAGGTGTGAAGGAGTTGGATAATTCTTATTTTGTAGGTTGGGGGACATTGGCACTCATTAACGCAGGACTTGCTCAAGGTAAAAATAGAACGGGGCTGAATTGGTTCTTGCTCTCATTATTTTTGGGTCCGCTCGCTACTTTTATTCTTTTATTCGCAGAGAAAAGATAAGGGTTTACTGGTACATAAATGAAAAAACCGACCTCGATCGAGGTCGGTTTTTTCTGATATTATTCTTCTTCAGCTTCTTCTTGGTCAAGGAATGTATTTAACATTTCTTCGACTAGATCCCATTCTTCTTCTGTTTCGATGGGTGTAAGTTCACCATCTTTATTATCTTCGCTTGGTACGAATGATGAAGCGTGGATTTCAATTTCTTCCTCTTCATCTTCTGCAGACATCGGATAGTAAAGTACATAAGATTTGTTGAATTTATCTGAGTCGAATGTGAAAAGGATTTCGCAAAGCTGCTCGTTTCCGTTTTCATCTACTACTGTAATGTTGTTTTCGCCGTGTTCCATTTGTATTCACCTCATATTGAATTTGTTTGTCTGTCCAAGAATCCTTGCAGAATCATGACAGCAGCCATTTTATCAATGACTTTCTTGCGTTTGCTTCGGCTCACGTCCGCCTCAAGAAGGACACGTTCAGCCGCCATAGTTGTCAACCGTTCATCCCAGAGAAACACCGGCAGCTTGAATTTTTTTTCTAATCGTTTAGCGAAATCTTGACTGATCTCGCCTCGCGGTCCAACAGTACCATTCATATTTTTAGGTAAACCCAGGACAATTTTAGAAACTTCATGCTCTTTTATAATTTCATTGAGACGTTTAAAGCCGAAGTCATTTCCAGCTTCGTTAATTTTGATCGTTTCCAATCCTTGTGCAGTCCAACCCATCGCGTCACTCACGGCAACGCCGATGGTTTTTGAACCTAAATCAAGTCCCATTGTGCGCATTAGTATTCCTCTCGATGATTCTTAAGATACGACTTAACCAATTCTTCGATGATTTCATCGCGTTCAAGCTTACGAATAATGTTCCGAGCGTCCATATGGCGCGGGATGTAGGCCGGGTCACCAGATAATAGATAACCGACAATTTGGTTGATCGGGTTATAACCTTTTTCCTGAAGAGCAACATAAACTTGAGACAATACTTCTTGTACATCTCTTTCGAATGGTTCTTCGGGAAAATTAAATTTCATCGTTTTATCAAAGGAACTCATTAACATGCACCTCTCCTCAGCGTCCAGAATCCACTATTACCTACATTGTACAACACTTTTCATTGATTATGAAATCGATAAGACCCATTCTTCAACAAAATTAAGTGCTGCATCCAATTTTTCAGGGTCTTTTCCGCCGGCTTGGGCCATATCTGGACGTCCGCCACCGCCTCCGCCGCAACGGGAAGCAACTTCTTTGATCAATTTACCAGCATGGAAACCGCGATCGATATAATCCTTGGTAACCCCAGCAATCAAATTGACTTTATCACCTTGGGCGGATCCTAATACGATAATGACAGAATCGAGCTTTTGTTTCAAATCATCAGCCATGGCACGTAGATTATTCATATCGGTAGCTTGAACTTTTGCCACCAATACTTGAACCCCATTTATGTCTTTTACGTTAGAAACAAGGCTTCCAGCTTCAATATTACTTAACTTTGCAGTCAGGCTTTCATTCTCACGATAAAGATCCTTCACTTCAGCTAAGACCGTTTCAATTCTTGAAGGTACATCTTTCAAGTTCGTTTTCAACTTAGCAGCCGCGTCTTTCAAGACACCGATTTGATCAGTCATCAATTTGTATGCCCCGGCACCCGTTACCGCTTCTATCCGGCGAGTCCCTGCACCGATGCCGCTTTCTGAAACGATTTTGAACAAGCCGATCACCGCTGTATTCGGGACGTGGACACCCCCGCAAAGTTCAAGACTATAATCGCCTATTTGAACGACACGGACAATCTTGCCGTATTTTTCGCCGAACAAGGCCATTGCACCCATCGCTTTAGCTTCTTCAATGTTTTTATAGTCCGTATTCACTTGTAAACTTTGCCAAATCTTTTCATTTACAATCGTTTCGATCCGCTCAATCTCTTCCGCCGTTATCTGGCCAAAATGAGAGAAATCGAAGCGAAGGCGCTCAGCTTGTACGAGTGAACCAGCCTGATTGACATGTGTACCAAGCACATCTTTCAACGCCTGGTGCAGAAGATGTGTCGCAGTATGATTTTTCGTGATATGGATGCGGTTTTCTTGATCTACCGCAGCAACGATATCGGAATCTGATGTTAAAGTGCCGGCAGCCACTGTTACACGGTGCAGATTTTGGCCATTAGGAGCTTTTTGAACATCATGGACATCAACCTTCACGGCATCACTAGCCATCGTTCCTTTATCAGCTATTTGCCCGCCGCTTTCCGCGTAGAAAGGAGTCTTGTTCAAGATTACCTGAACTTCTTCACCTTCTTGTGCCTCCGTAACAAGCTCGCCATTTTTAATGATGGCAGAAACTTTTGCTTCAACCGCAACTTGATCATAGCCGACAAATTCACTTTCAACTTTAATATCGCCTAATACCCCGCCTTGGATTTGCATGGAATCAACATCTTGACGTGCTGAACGGGCACGTTCACGCTGTGCATCCATTTCTTTTTCAAAACCGGCTTGATCGACCGTCATGCCTTCTTCTTCTGCATATTCTTCCGTTAACTCGATCGGGAAACCATATGTGTCATATAAACGGAATGCATCACTGCCTGGAATGGTTGTACCGCCTTTTTCCTTTTCCTTTCTAATGACTTCAGAAAGGATGGCCAGTCCATCATGTAGGGTTTCGTGGAAGCGTTCCTCTTCATTCTTGATAACTTTTGCAATGAATTCTTTATTATTGAGGACTTCAGGGTAGAAGTCTTTCATGATTTCGCCGACGACCGTCACAAGTTCGAACATGAATGGTCGATTGATGTTGATTTGCTTAGCATAACGAACCGCTCTGCGAAGCAAACGGCGCAATACATAGCCTCGGCCTTCGTTGGATGGAAGAGCCCCGTCACCTACCGCAAAGGCAACCGTACGAATATGGTCGGCAATGACCTTGAAAGCAACATTTTTTTCTGCATCAACACCATATTTCACATCGGAGATCTCTTCGACTGCCCGGATGATCGGCATGAATAAATCCGTATCATAGTTAGTCTCTACATCTTGAACGACGGAAGCCATACGTTCAAGACCCATGCCCGTATCGATATTTTTCTTTGGAAGCGGTGTATAAGAACCGTCCGGATTATGGTTGAATTGAGAAAACACAAGATTCCAGACCTCTAGATGCCGTTCATTTTCACCGCCTGGATATAGTTCCGGATCATTCGGGTCATCGCCATATGCTGGTCCGCGGTCATAGAAAATCTCTGTATTCGGGCCACTTGGACCCTCACCGATATCCCAGAAGTTTTCTTTCAGGCGAATGATTCTTTCAGCTGGAACACCGATTTTCTTATTCCAGAGTTCGAAGGCTTCATCATCTTCAGGATGGATTGTCACAGCCAATTTCTCTTTGTCGAACCCAATCCACTTTTCATCCGTCAAAAACTCCCATGCCCATGTGATGGCTTCTTCTTTGAAGTATTCACCAATGGAGAAGTTGCCGAGCATTTCGAAAAACGTATGATGACGTGCCGTTTTCCCCACGTTTTCAATATCGTTTGTACGGATGGCCTTTTGTGCATTTGTAATCCTTGGATTTTCGGGAATCACCCGTCCATCAAAATATTTCTTTAACGTCGCCACCCCGGAATTGATCCAAAGCAATGATGGATCTTCATGAGGAACCAATGACGCGCTTGGTTCGATGTTATGGCCTTTTTCACTAAAAAAATCTAAATACATTTGGCGGATTTGAGCACCGGTTAAATACTTCATATATATATCCTCCTTTTAAAATTATGTAATTTTGAGCACACAAAAAACTCCCATCCCAAAAACAGGGACGAGAGTTAACTCGCGGTACCACCCTGATTATGGACGCAGGAATTCCCGGGTCCATCACCTTCATAAAAGCCTTAACGCGGCATGACGGCAGGTATTAGCTGCTCTCAGGACTAGCTTTCTGCTGCTCTTCACCTTGCAGTCCCTTTCAGCCTGGGGGACCCCTCTCTTTTAGATGGACTTCAGCATACTTCATCCTTCAACGAATTATCTTATGTAATGGATTATATTCACAAGACTTTTATTTGTCAATAAGGGGCGGCTTCTTTCTAAAGTGAACGCGGGCATGAAGCACAAAAACTTTCAACACAGCCAAAATGGGAATCGAAAGGACCATGCCCGTGATACCACCTATTTCACCTCCGGCCAATAATGCGAGCATGATGAAAAGCGGGTGCATATGGAGGCTTTTACCGACTATAAACGGCGACAGGATATTTCCCTCGAGAAATTGAAGCAGGAGCACGATGACCGCGATGATCACCACCATTTTCACTGACATGGTCGCGGCGATGATCACTGCAGGGATGGCCCCAATTACAGGCCCGAAATACGGAATGACATTCGTTATTCCGATTATCGCTCCCAATAGCAGCGGATATTGCATTCCGACTATCCAGAAAAGCAGCGAGGAAATCAACCCGACCAAGGCACAGACAATGATTTGTCCGCGAATATAGCCGCCCAGCGACGCATCCACATCACGAACGAATGCCCGTCCCTGCTTGCGCCATTTTTTCGGGGTCATATACCAAGCCATTTTTTTTAGAACAGTGAAATCTTTCAGGATATAAAAAGCAATGAATGGAATCAAAGCAATCAGAACGATGAAATCAATCATCTTCATTGCATACTCCATCGCCTTCTCTGGAATACGCTTCAGCCAGCCTTCGAAAAGGGTGACACCTTCTTCGAACCTTTCATGAATTCCGAACGGCCATGCTGCCGTTTGATGATTGAGCTTATCTATCCGGCTCCGATACTGATCAACCAGTTCTGGGACGCTTTCCGACAGCTCGCGAACCTGGCTGACAATCACTGGAATACCTTTATAAACGGCAAAGCCAATCCCTCCGAAAAACAACAAATAGATAATCGTAATCGAAAGCCAGCGACGCAGCCCTTTCTCATTTAAATATTCCACTACCGGATGCAGCAAGTAACTGATGAACGCACCAATCAAAAAAGGCAGCAGTACCGTCACACATACAGTAACGAAAGGTCCCCACATGGGCTTAAGTTTCATAAAAATATAGATAACGAAAAATAAGAGCAATAAAAAACCCAGGCGATAAAACCACTTCAGACGAATACTCACACTAAACACCTCCCGCTCATTTATTCTTCGAAAGGCGGAAGGTTTTCATACATAAAAAAGAGTGCCCTCATTATCAGGACACCCATTCCCGCTATAATAATGACTTTAATCTTTTGCGTATTTTCTTCATGTTCCGTTTGATCATCTTCGAGTTCATCAAGTCCGAACCCATATTCATTAGAGTATTGCGTGAACGTCTAGCCATTGCAAACACCTCTTCCGTTAAATTACATACTGAAGCGGCGGTCATTTTCCTCAAACAAATCGTCCAATGAGCTTAAACTTCCATCTTCCTCGACTTGGTGCGTATTAATGAGCCCTTCGGATAAGGTCATTTCAATAAAGCAATTCCAACAATAATATTGATTCACGCCAATCTTCCCAACATCTTTACTGCGGCAATTCGGACATTTAATTTCCAAAATGGACACCTCACTGTTCATAAACTGAAACAATGATGGTATCCTTCCCTAATGCAGGCGGCTGTTTTGATTCTATCACTGTCGACTCCGAGAAAAACCCATCCGTTGTTTCATACGCTATAATCGTGCCCATTTTCTCCTTGAAATATACATCCTGCAGTAAACCCAGTTCTTCGCCCATTTCTGAAAAAAGCATGCGACCCAATAATTCGTCCTTCGATAGGCATATGGAATCCGCAGGCACTTTCCTTAAGTTTGAATCCTGTTGCATGATGACGATCCCATCTGGACCGAATGAAGAAATATCGTCAAGTTTCAAATGAAAAGCTCTTTTGAACAATGCTTGCTGATGAACGACCAAGCCTGTTACCTGACCCATTTCAGAAATTGATAAATCGTGGACCGTGCCGACTCTTTCTCCTTTGATTGTAAAAACCGGCATCCCTTTCAATAATGAAAACGTCCGCAAGGTCATCCCGCCTTTCCGAACATTTTTATTATCTCTTTACTACTGAAAATAGATGTGCTGAAAGGTTTTCCATTGTTGCTCCATCTTCCGGAAATACAGGGAACAGGCATAAAAAAAAGACCGGTTTCCCGGTCTGATTCACCTGTTTTACCATCCCCTGCTGGCACCTCCGCCACCGGAACTTCCTCCGCCACCTCCACGTGGACCGCCGCTGCCGCCTCCACGGCCACCGCCGCCTCCGCGACTGATGATTATCAAAAGGATATTGATTAGCGTTTGGAGGAAAAATCCTTTAAAGAACTTGGCATCGAGGATGAATACGATGATGACAACGAGGATAATGAGGAAAATCTGTAAACCTGATGGCTGAAAGTTTTCTGACTCAGGCTGAACGGAGAGATCTTGATAAAACTCGTCACCTAGGTTGTATTCTTTCATGACATCGTTATATACGGCCTTATAGGTTTCCGTCAGGGCAACATCATATTTACCCTCTTTCAGCGCAGGGATAGCCACATTGTCCAAAATCTGACCAGATTTTATATCGGTAATGGCCCCTTCCAAACCGTAACCCACTTCAATACGGATTTTCTGTTCTTCCATGGCTAGAACAATTAGAACTCCATTGTTCAGCTCGGAATCACCCAGTTTGAATGATCTCAATGCCTCGACCGAGTACTCCTCGATCTCGGATCCTTCCATGGAATCAACCGTCAAAACGGAAATTTGTGCTTTTGTAGCATCATCCAATCGTTTCCCAAGTTCGATGAGTTCGGATTTTTCCTGATCATCCAGGACTCCGGCGAAGTCCTGAACATATATATCCCCAACTGGTTCAGGGATGTTAGGTTGTGCTGCGACCACGTTTGCTAAACTGCACGTGAGAATGAAGAATAGCGCAAACACAGCTAGTTTTTTCATTATTTATCGCTCCCGAAATCAACCTTTGGCGTTTCTTTTTCTTGATCGGTCACTTCAAAATATGGTTTAGCATCGAACCCGAACACTCCTGCCATCATATTCTTCGGAAAGCGTTTAATCATCTTATTATAGTTTGTAACTTCATCATTATAGTCTTTTCGTGCTACTGTCAGTCGATTTTCCGTTCCTTCCAAACTATCCATGAGACCCTTGAAGTTCTCATTGGCCTTTAAATCCGGATAGTTCTCGACAACCACCAAAAGACGGCTTAAGGCCCCGCTCAATTCTTGATCGGCATCAATTGCATCTTCAGTCGAGTTGGCGCCGGCTAGCTTCGAGCGTGCATCACTCACCGCTTTAATGGCTTCCGTTTCATGCGAAGCATAACCCTTGACCGTTTCAACAAGGTTCGGAATCAAATCCGCCCTTCGTTTCAATTGGTTATCCACCTGTGACCATTTATTGTCGACATCTTCACTTGCACTTACAAGGCCGTTGTACGAAGATGCCCCAAAAATGACCAGCAAAACGACAACGACTATTCCTAGTATCCAACCTTTTTTCATCAGTTTCCCCCCTACTCTTTCACATATAAGTTATATTCTATATTAGTTCCACCAAAACTATGAATTATAAACAAAATTCATCAAATGAAGAAACAAAACATTGATCACCAGCTACATGAAATCATAAGGGGTGACACTTTCCATCCCGATCATCGGGTCAGCATGCATGAGAGTATCAAGATAACTTGCCTCTGGCGCATGTACATCTCCCTTTTCAACCGGCCTATCTTCCTCACTCAAAATCTCCCGCAGCTTTTCACGCAAAGTCGTTTTCCGGCGCATCTCATCATTACGCTCGATCCCTAAACGGAATGCATCCTCTTCACCACAAAGGATCAAGAAATTTTTACTGCGGGTAATTGCCGTATACAATAAATTTCGGCGAAGCATCCGATAATAACTTTTCACTACAGGTAAAATGACAATGGGGAATTCGCTTCCCTGCGACTTATGAATGGAGCAGCAATATGCATGAGTAATCTGGTTCAAGTCCTGTTTCGTGTAGGTCACCTCGATACCTTCGAAAGAAATGATAACTTTATCGACATGATCGGTATTTTCCTTAGCGAACAGTATGGACACGATTTCACCCATATCGCCATTAAAGACACCCTCCTCTGGCTGGTTCACCAGTTGAAGCACCTTATCACCCGTTCTGTATATCACGTCACCGAATTTAATTTCCCGCCGCTTTTCATCCGCATTGCCATTGAACACTTCCTGAAGCATTTTATTCAGTGCATCAATCCCGGCAGGCCCCCTATACATCGGAGCCAGTACCTGTATATCCCTGGCCGTGAAACCCTTTGTCCTGGCATTCGCAACCACTTTCTCGATTACCTGGGCGATTTGCCCGGTCTGACAGCGAATGAACGATCGATCTTCTTGCTGCTTCGTAACATCATCCGGGAGTCTTCCTTTTTTGATGTCATGGGCCAATTCAATGATCGATGAGCCGTCAGCTTGACGGTAAATATGTTCCAAACTGACAGTCGGTACACAATCCGATGCAAGCAAATCCTTTAAAACCTGCCCAGGGCCGACTGATGGCAGCTGATCTTCATCACCCACCAATATCACTTGGACATTTTCCGGCAAGGCTTTAAACAATTGATGGGCCAGCCACGTATCAACCATGGAAACCTCATCGATGATCACGATCCGGCCATCCAACTGATTATCCTCATCATGGGAAAAGCCTTCACTCCCGTTCCACCCCAGCAAACGGTGGATCGTAACAGCGGGAAGTCCAGTCGATTCGGCCATGCGTTTCGCTGCTCGGCCAGTAGGAGCCGCAAGTACGAATGGAAATGGATCGCTTCCTTCTTTTTTATAATCGTTAATGTCCATGGATACACCATGCAGCTCCGCATAAAGCTCAACAATTCCTTTGATCACCGTCGTCTTACCGGTACCAGGCCCCCCCGTCAAGATTAACATGGGGGACTGCAGGGCTGTTTGTATCGCTTCCTTTTGGGCTGGGGCGTAGGAA
It contains:
- the mltG gene encoding endolytic transglycosylase MltG, yielding MDEKDKNLSKKEQIRMKLLEQQGEARLVRKIIMITIASLIVLIGIVGLVGFLYINSAMKPVDPDDDTIKKVKIPIGSSVNGISTLLEEQGIIKDARVFKYYIKFRNESGFQAGEYKLSPSMPIEDIVTSIKTGKLMKEAALKITIPEGKQLIQIADIIAVKTGEDPKKVFKVLNDKKFVKSMQERFPELLTSEIENEKVLYPLEGYLFPATYDFYEEKPTMESIVIEMLKKTEETLQAYETQMDKNDYSVHEMLTFASLVEEEATAQVDRGKIASVFYNRIEEDMPLQTDPTVLYAKGSHKSRVYYKDLEVKSPYNTYKNKGLPPGPIANAGTTSIDAVLKPEKTDFLYFLATPEGEVLYSKTLDDHNNKKAEHISNK
- a CDS encoding DUF1292 domain-containing protein encodes the protein MEHGENNITVVDENGNEQLCEILFTFDSDKFNKSYVLYYPMSAEDEEEEIEIHASSFVPSEDNKDGELTPIETEEEWDLVEEMLNTFLDQEEAEEE
- the ruvX gene encoding Holliday junction resolvase RuvX; the protein is MRTMGLDLGSKTIGVAVSDAMGWTAQGLETIKINEAGNDFGFKRLNEIIKEHEVSKIVLGLPKNMNGTVGPRGEISQDFAKRLEKKFKLPVFLWDERLTTMAAERVLLEADVSRSKRKKVIDKMAAVMILQGFLDRQTNSI
- a CDS encoding IreB family regulatory phosphoprotein yields the protein MSSFDKTMKFNFPEEPFERDVQEVLSQVYVALQEKGYNPINQIVGYLLSGDPAYIPRHMDARNIIRKLERDEIIEELVKSYLKNHREEY
- the alaS gene encoding alanine--tRNA ligase; translated protein: MKYLTGAQIRQMYLDFFSEKGHNIEPSASLVPHEDPSLLWINSGVATLKKYFDGRVIPENPRITNAQKAIRTNDIENVGKTARHHTFFEMLGNFSIGEYFKEEAITWAWEFLTDEKWIGFDKEKLAVTIHPEDDEAFELWNKKIGVPAERIIRLKENFWDIGEGPSGPNTEIFYDRGPAYGDDPNDPELYPGGENERHLEVWNLVFSQFNHNPDGSYTPLPKKNIDTGMGLERMASVVQDVETNYDTDLFMPIIRAVEEISDVKYGVDAEKNVAFKVIADHIRTVAFAVGDGALPSNEGRGYVLRRLLRRAVRYAKQININRPFMFELVTVVGEIMKDFYPEVLNNKEFIAKVIKNEEERFHETLHDGLAILSEVIRKEKEKGGTTIPGSDAFRLYDTYGFPIELTEEYAEEEGMTVDQAGFEKEMDAQRERARSARQDVDSMQIQGGVLGDIKVESEFVGYDQVAVEAKVSAIIKNGELVTEAQEGEEVQVILNKTPFYAESGGQIADKGTMASDAVKVDVHDVQKAPNGQNLHRVTVAAGTLTSDSDIVAAVDQENRIHITKNHTATHLLHQALKDVLGTHVNQAGSLVQAERLRFDFSHFGQITAEEIERIETIVNEKIWQSLQVNTDYKNIEEAKAMGAMALFGEKYGKIVRVVQIGDYSLELCGGVHVPNTAVIGLFKIVSESGIGAGTRRIEAVTGAGAYKLMTDQIGVLKDAAAKLKTNLKDVPSRIETVLAEVKDLYRENESLTAKLSNIEAGSLVSNVKDINGVQVLVAKVQATDMNNLRAMADDLKQKLDSVIIVLGSAQGDKVNLIAGVTKDYIDRGFHAGKLIKEVASRCGGGGGGRPDMAQAGGKDPEKLDAALNFVEEWVLSIS
- a CDS encoding AI-2E family transporter, whose protein sequence is MSIRLKWFYRLGFLLLLFFVIYIFMKLKPMWGPFVTVCVTVLLPFLIGAFISYLLHPVVEYLNEKGLRRWLSITIIYLLFFGGIGFAVYKGIPVIVSQVRELSESVPELVDQYRSRIDKLNHQTAAWPFGIHERFEEGVTLFEGWLKRIPEKAMEYAMKMIDFIVLIALIPFIAFYILKDFTVLKKMAWYMTPKKWRKQGRAFVRDVDASLGGYIRGQIIVCALVGLISSLLFWIVGMQYPLLLGAIIGITNVIPYFGPVIGAIPAVIIAATMSVKMVVIIAVIVLLLQFLEGNILSPFIVGKSLHMHPLFIMLALLAGGEIGGITGMVLSIPILAVLKVFVLHARVHFRKKPPLIDK
- a CDS encoding PRC-barrel domain-containing protein, with translation MTLRTFSLLKGMPVFTIKGERVGTVHDLSISEMGQVTGLVVHQQALFKRAFHLKLDDISSFGPDGIVIMQQDSNLRKVPADSICLSKDELLGRMLFSEMGEELGLLQDVYFKEKMGTIIAYETTDGFFSESTVIESKQPPALGKDTIIVSVYEQ
- a CDS encoding TPM domain-containing protein codes for the protein MKKLAVFALFFILTCSLANVVAAQPNIPEPVGDIYVQDFAGVLDDQEKSELIELGKRLDDATKAQISVLTVDSMEGSEIEEYSVEALRSFKLGDSELNNGVLIVLAMEEQKIRIEVGYGLEGAITDIKSGQILDNVAIPALKEGKYDVALTETYKAVYNDVMKEYNLGDEFYQDLSVQPESENFQPSGLQIFLIILVVIIVFILDAKFFKGFFLQTLINILLIIISRGGGGGRGGGSGGPRGGGGGSSGGGGASRGW
- a CDS encoding LemA family protein, producing the protein MKKGWILGIVVVVLLVIFGASSYNGLVSASEDVDNKWSQVDNQLKRRADLIPNLVETVKGYASHETEAIKAVSDARSKLAGANSTEDAIDADQELSGALSRLLVVVENYPDLKANENFKGLMDSLEGTENRLTVARKDYNDEVTNYNKMIKRFPKNMMAGVFGFDAKPYFEVTDQEKETPKVDFGSDK
- a CDS encoding ATP-dependent RecD-like DNA helicase, which encodes MSQQDSLDLFSEEKMFMKGSHLVTIFHNEENMYSVVRIRVHETNLNYEEKEAVVTGYFPRMHEDEIYIFYGAMKEHARFGLQFHVEHFRKDLPQSKEGIVSYLSGDLFKGIGKKTAESIVETLGEKAISKILAQPSLLDDIPKLSGEKAKGLYDTLVEHQGLEQVMIALNQYGFGPQLSMKIYQMYKQDTITMVQGNPYKLVEDIEGIGFGRADELGHQLGISGSHPDRIKAACLYTLESQCLQDGNIYIEAEQLLEAVKRLLEENKRDRIEFTNISSEIIELTQEGKIVVEDQRIYPPSLFYSEKGIVMNIKRLLAQTEYEDQFPESEFLLALGKLEERLDVSYAPAQKEAIQTALQSPMLILTGGPGTGKTTVIKGIVELYAELHGVSMDINDYKKEGSDPFPFVLAAPTGRAAKRMAESTGLPAVTIHRLLGWNGSEGFSHDEDNQLDGRIVIIDEVSMVDTWLAHQLFKALPENVQVILVGDEDQLPSVGPGQVLKDLLASDCVPTVSLEHIYRQADGSSIIELAHDIKKGRLPDDVTKQQEDRSFIRCQTGQIAQVIEKVVANARTKGFTARDIQVLAPMYRGPAGIDALNKMLQEVFNGNADEKRREIKFGDVIYRTGDKVLQLVNQPEEGVFNGDMGEIVSILFAKENTDHVDKVIISFEGIEVTYTKQDLNQITHAYCCSIHKSQGSEFPIVILPVVKSYYRMLRRNLLYTAITRSKNFLILCGEEDAFRLGIERNDEMRRKTTLREKLREILSEEDRPVEKGDVHAPEASYLDTLMHADPMIGMESVTPYDFM